The Streptomyces sp. NBC_01244 genome contains a region encoding:
- a CDS encoding carbohydrate kinase family protein, whose protein sequence is MRIAVTGSIATDHLMTFPGRFADQLVADQLHTVSLSFLVDNLDVRRGGVGPNICFGMGQLGARPILVGAAGSDFDEYRAWLDRHGVDTQSVRISEVLHTARFVCTTDADHNQIGSFYTGAMSEARLIELKAVADRVGGLDLVLIGADDPEAMLRHTEECRTRAIPFAADFSQQIARMDGDNIRTLMEGATYLFSNEYEKGLIEAKSGWTDAEILAKVGTRVTTLGSNGVRIDRVGHDPIVVGCPEETAKVDPTGVGDAFRAGFLTGLGWGVGLERAAQIGCMLATLVIETLGTQEYTLGRAHFMERFTKAYGDEAAAQVQSHLPA, encoded by the coding sequence GTGCGTATCGCAGTCACCGGCTCCATCGCCACCGACCACCTCATGACCTTCCCCGGCCGCTTCGCCGACCAGTTGGTCGCGGACCAGCTGCACACGGTCTCCCTCTCCTTCCTCGTCGACAACCTCGACGTACGGCGCGGCGGCGTCGGCCCGAACATCTGCTTCGGCATGGGGCAGCTCGGCGCCCGGCCGATCCTCGTCGGAGCGGCCGGCTCCGACTTCGACGAGTACCGCGCCTGGCTCGACCGGCACGGCGTCGACACCCAGTCCGTGCGGATCTCCGAGGTCCTGCACACCGCCCGCTTCGTCTGCACGACGGACGCCGACCACAACCAGATCGGCTCCTTCTACACGGGCGCGATGAGCGAGGCCCGCCTGATCGAGCTGAAGGCGGTCGCGGACCGGGTCGGCGGCCTGGACCTCGTCCTGATCGGCGCGGACGACCCCGAGGCGATGCTGCGCCACACGGAGGAGTGCCGCACGCGGGCGATCCCCTTCGCCGCGGACTTCTCGCAGCAGATCGCCCGGATGGACGGCGACAACATCCGCACCCTGATGGAGGGCGCGACGTACCTCTTCTCCAACGAATACGAGAAGGGCCTCATCGAGGCGAAGTCCGGCTGGACCGACGCGGAGATCCTGGCGAAGGTCGGCACCCGGGTCACCACGCTCGGCTCGAACGGCGTCCGCATCGACCGGGTCGGCCACGACCCCATCGTGGTCGGCTGCCCCGAGGAGACCGCGAAGGTCGACCCGACCGGTGTCGGCGACGCGTTCCGCGCGGGCTTCCTCACGGGTCTGGGCTGGGGCGTCGGCCTGGAGCGGGCCGCGCAGATCGGCTGCATGCTGGCCACCCTCGTCATCGAGACCCTCGGCACCCAGGAGTACACCCTGGGCCGGGCCCACTTCATGGAGCGCTTCACGAAGGCCTACGGCGACGAGGCGGCGGCGCAAGTCCAGTCCCACCTCCCGGCGTAG
- the erpA gene encoding iron-sulfur cluster insertion protein ErpA has translation MSVQDEKTTVSDGILLSDAAAEKVRTLLEQEGRDDLALRVAVQPGGCSGLRYQLFFDERSLDGDVVKDFDGVKVVTDRMSSPYLHGASIDFVDTIEKQGFTIDNPNATGSCACGDSFN, from the coding sequence ATGTCCGTACAGGACGAAAAGACCACCGTGAGCGACGGCATCCTCCTGTCCGACGCCGCCGCCGAAAAGGTCAGGACCCTGCTGGAGCAGGAAGGCCGCGATGACCTGGCGCTGCGCGTCGCCGTCCAGCCCGGTGGCTGCTCCGGCCTGCGCTACCAGCTCTTCTTCGACGAGCGCTCCCTCGACGGCGACGTCGTGAAGGACTTCGACGGTGTGAAGGTCGTCACCGACCGGATGAGCTCCCCGTACCTGCACGGTGCGTCCATCGACTTCGTCGACACCATCGAGAAGCAGGGCTTCACGATCGACAACCCGAACGCCACGGGCTCCTGCGCCTGCGGCGACTCGTTCAACTAA
- the nadA gene encoding quinolinate synthase NadA yields the protein MRVVTTAQPLDNQPLDVQPTPLALLLLGREADPKSERGVECPGDLPSPSDPDLVARARAAKEKLGDKVFILGHHYQRDEVIEFADVTGDSFKLAKDAAARPEAEYIVFCGVHFMAESADILTSDAQKVVLPDLAAGCSMADMATAEQVAECWDVLTEAGIAGATVPVSYMNSSADIKAFTGKHGGTICTSSNAKKALEWAFEQGEKVLFLPDQHLGRNTAVRDMGMTLDDCVLYNPHKPNGGLTVEQLRNAKMILWRGHCSVHGRFSVDSVNDVRARIPGVNVLVHPECKHEVVAAADYVGSTEYIIKALEAAPAGSKWAIGTELNLVQRLANRFAAEDKQVVFLDKTVCFCSTMNRIDLPHLVWTLESLAEGNLVNQIQVDKETESFAKLALERMLALP from the coding sequence GTGCGTGTCGTGACCACCGCCCAGCCTTTGGACAACCAGCCTTTGGACGTCCAGCCGACGCCCCTTGCCTTGCTGCTGCTCGGCCGTGAGGCCGACCCCAAGAGCGAGCGCGGGGTGGAATGCCCCGGCGACCTGCCCTCGCCGTCGGACCCGGACCTCGTGGCGCGCGCCCGCGCCGCCAAGGAGAAGCTCGGGGACAAGGTCTTCATCCTCGGCCACCACTACCAGCGTGACGAGGTCATCGAGTTCGCCGACGTCACCGGTGACTCCTTCAAGCTCGCCAAGGACGCGGCCGCCAGGCCGGAGGCCGAGTACATCGTCTTCTGCGGCGTCCACTTCATGGCCGAGTCCGCGGACATCCTCACCTCGGACGCCCAGAAGGTGGTCCTGCCGGACCTGGCCGCCGGCTGCTCGATGGCCGACATGGCCACCGCCGAGCAGGTCGCGGAGTGCTGGGACGTGCTGACCGAGGCCGGTATCGCCGGAGCCACCGTCCCCGTCTCGTACATGAACTCCTCGGCCGACATCAAGGCCTTCACGGGCAAGCACGGCGGCACGATCTGCACCTCGTCCAACGCGAAGAAGGCCCTGGAGTGGGCGTTCGAGCAGGGGGAGAAGGTGCTCTTCCTCCCGGACCAGCACCTGGGCCGCAACACCGCCGTCCGCGACATGGGCATGACCCTCGACGACTGCGTGCTGTACAACCCGCACAAGCCGAACGGCGGCCTGACCGTCGAGCAGCTGCGGAACGCCAAGATGATCCTGTGGCGCGGTCACTGCTCGGTGCACGGCCGGTTCTCGGTCGACTCGGTCAACGACGTGCGCGCCCGCATCCCCGGCGTGAACGTGCTGGTCCACCCGGAGTGCAAGCACGAGGTCGTGGCGGCCGCGGACTACGTCGGCTCCACCGAGTACATCATCAAGGCGCTGGAGGCGGCCCCGGCCGGCTCCAAGTGGGCCATCGGCACAGAGCTGAACCTCGTCCAGCGTCTGGCGAACCGGTTTGCCGCCGAGGACAAGCAGGTCGTCTTCCTCGACAAGACGGTCTGCTTCTGCTCGACCATGAACCGCATCGACCTCCCCCACCTGGTGTGGACCCTGGAGTCCCTGGCCGAGGGCAACCTCGTCAACCAGATCCAGGTCGACAAGGAGACCGAGAGCTTCGCCAAGCTCGCCCTGGAGCGGATGCTCGCGCTTCCGTAG
- a CDS encoding efflux RND transporter permease subunit: MFRLSRFSLAQRALVGLVSLVALLFGAIAIPQLKQQLLPSIDLPMVSVLAPYQGASPDVVEKQVVEPIEAMLKGVDGITGITSTASEGNALIMATFDYGDDGTKQLVADVQQAVNRARVRLPAEVDPQVIAGSTDDIPTVVLAVTSDKDQQALADQLNQSVVPVLEDIAGVGQVTVDGVRDLQVTVTPDDAKLAAAGLDGAALAQGLQAGGATVPAGSFDEAGKNRTVRVGSGFTSLAQLEDLRLTAGPGKPAVRLGDVAGVKQEPAKADSLTRTNGKPSLALMLTMDKDGSAVAISDAVKDKLPELRSTLGSGADLTVVSDQGPAVAKSISGLTTEGLLGLVFAVVVILVFLGSLRSTLVTAVSIPLSVVLALIVLWTRDLSLNMLTLGALTIAIGRVVDDSIVVLENIKRHLGYGEERQHAIITAVKEVAGAVTSSTLTTVAVFLPIAFVGGMVGQFFGPFSITVTAALLASLLVSLTVVPVLSYWFLRAPKGVSEGDAASIEKARREAEEKESRSKLQQFYVRALGLVTRRRAATLVVAVVVFVATLGMTPLLKTNFFDQGEQEVLSIKQQLPPGTSLAAADEASRKVEKVLDGTDGVKDYQVTVGSSGFMAAFGGGTGSNQASYQVTLENSGKTESAKKHIETALKGLDGIGQTTIAAGDGFGSQNLSVVVKAGDGAVLARAAEQVRAEVAKIEDVTDVQSDLSQSVPRISVTATPKAAEFGLNQAALGAIVGQAVRGNPAGKAVLDDTERDIVIKSAQPATTLAELRALPVGPVKLGDIAEVKEVPGPVAMTRIDGARAATISAKPVGDNTGAVSSTLQSKIKALDLPAGATATIGGVGQDQSEAFGQLGLAMLAAIAIVFMLLVATFRSLVQPLILLVSIPFAATGALGLLLVTGTPLGVPALIGMLMLIGIVVTNAIVLIDLVNQYRAQGYGVIEAVVEGGRHRLRPILMTALATIFALLPMALGVTGEGGFISQPLAVVVIGGLISSTLLTLLLVPTLYTMLELRKERRSAKKTARLTVVPAPSASAEDESPVKV, translated from the coding sequence ATGTTCCGGCTGTCCCGCTTCAGCCTCGCCCAAAGGGCGCTGGTCGGCCTCGTGTCGCTCGTCGCGCTCCTCTTCGGCGCCATAGCCATCCCGCAGCTCAAGCAGCAGCTGCTGCCCTCCATCGACCTGCCGATGGTGTCCGTGCTCGCGCCGTACCAGGGCGCCTCGCCCGACGTGGTGGAGAAGCAGGTCGTCGAACCGATCGAAGCCATGCTCAAGGGCGTCGACGGCATCACCGGCATCACCTCCACCGCCAGCGAGGGCAACGCCCTCATCATGGCGACCTTCGACTACGGCGACGACGGCACCAAGCAGCTCGTCGCCGACGTCCAGCAGGCCGTCAACCGGGCCCGCGTACGGCTGCCCGCCGAGGTGGACCCGCAGGTGATCGCCGGTTCCACCGACGACATCCCGACCGTGGTCCTCGCCGTCACCTCCGACAAGGACCAGCAGGCGCTGGCCGACCAGCTGAACCAGTCCGTGGTCCCCGTGCTGGAGGACATCGCGGGCGTCGGCCAGGTCACCGTGGACGGGGTCCGGGACCTCCAGGTCACCGTCACCCCCGACGACGCCAAGCTCGCCGCCGCAGGCCTCGACGGCGCCGCCCTGGCCCAGGGCCTCCAGGCGGGCGGCGCCACCGTCCCCGCCGGCTCCTTCGACGAAGCGGGCAAGAACCGCACCGTGCGCGTCGGTTCGGGCTTCACCTCGCTCGCCCAGCTGGAGGACCTGCGCCTCACCGCCGGACCGGGCAAGCCCGCCGTCCGCCTCGGTGACGTGGCCGGCGTGAAGCAGGAGCCCGCCAAGGCCGACTCCCTCACCCGCACCAACGGCAAGCCCAGCCTCGCCCTCATGCTGACCATGGACAAGGACGGCAGCGCCGTCGCCATCTCGGACGCGGTCAAGGACAAGCTGCCCGAGCTCCGCTCCACCCTCGGCTCCGGCGCCGACCTGACCGTGGTCAGCGACCAGGGCCCGGCCGTCGCCAAGTCCATCTCGGGCCTGACCACCGAGGGCCTGCTCGGCCTGGTCTTCGCGGTCGTCGTGATCCTGGTCTTCCTCGGCTCGCTGCGCTCGACGCTGGTCACCGCGGTCTCCATCCCGCTGTCCGTCGTCCTCGCGCTGATCGTGCTGTGGACCCGCGACCTGTCCCTCAACATGCTGACGCTGGGCGCGCTCACCATCGCCATCGGCCGGGTCGTCGACGACTCGATCGTGGTCCTGGAGAACATCAAGCGGCACCTCGGCTACGGCGAGGAGCGGCAGCACGCGATCATCACCGCGGTCAAGGAGGTGGCCGGCGCGGTCACCTCCTCCACGCTCACCACCGTCGCCGTCTTCCTGCCGATCGCCTTCGTGGGCGGCATGGTCGGCCAGTTCTTCGGCCCGTTCTCCATCACCGTCACCGCGGCCCTGCTGGCCTCGCTGCTCGTCTCCCTGACGGTCGTGCCGGTGCTCTCGTACTGGTTCCTGCGCGCGCCGAAGGGCGTCAGCGAGGGGGACGCCGCGAGCATCGAGAAGGCCCGCCGCGAGGCCGAGGAGAAGGAGTCCCGCAGCAAGCTCCAGCAGTTCTACGTACGGGCGCTGGGCCTGGTCACCCGCCGCCGGGCCGCCACCCTGGTCGTCGCCGTCGTGGTGTTCGTCGCGACGCTGGGCATGACCCCGCTGCTCAAGACGAACTTCTTCGACCAGGGCGAGCAGGAAGTCCTGAGCATCAAGCAGCAGTTGCCGCCCGGCACCTCGCTGGCCGCCGCCGACGAGGCGAGCCGCAAGGTCGAGAAGGTCCTGGACGGGACCGACGGGGTCAAGGACTACCAGGTCACCGTCGGCTCCTCCGGCTTCATGGCCGCCTTCGGCGGCGGTACGGGCTCCAACCAGGCCTCGTACCAGGTCACGCTGGAGAACTCGGGCAAGACCGAGTCGGCCAAGAAGCACATCGAGACCGCCCTGAAGGGTCTCGACGGCATAGGCCAGACCACCATCGCGGCCGGCGACGGCTTCGGCAGCCAGAACCTCAGCGTCGTCGTCAAGGCCGGTGACGGGGCCGTCCTCGCCCGGGCCGCCGAGCAGGTCCGCGCCGAGGTGGCGAAGATCGAGGACGTCACCGACGTCCAGAGCGACCTGTCCCAGTCCGTGCCCCGGATCTCGGTCACCGCCACCCCCAAGGCCGCGGAGTTCGGCCTGAACCAGGCCGCGCTCGGCGCCATCGTCGGCCAGGCCGTACGCGGCAACCCGGCGGGCAAGGCCGTACTGGACGACACCGAGCGGGACATCGTCATCAAGTCCGCACAGCCGGCCACCACCCTGGCCGAGCTGCGGGCGCTGCCCGTCGGCCCGGTGAAGCTCGGTGACATCGCCGAGGTCAAGGAGGTCCCCGGCCCCGTCGCGATGACCCGGATCGACGGCGCCCGCGCCGCGACCATCAGCGCGAAGCCGGTCGGCGACAACACCGGCGCCGTCAGCTCCACCCTGCAGTCGAAGATCAAGGCCCTGGACCTGCCCGCGGGCGCCACGGCCACCATCGGCGGCGTCGGACAGGACCAGAGCGAGGCCTTCGGCCAGCTGGGCCTGGCCATGCTCGCGGCCATCGCGATCGTGTTCATGCTGCTGGTCGCCACGTTCCGCTCGCTGGTCCAGCCGCTGATCCTGCTGGTCTCCATCCCCTTCGCGGCGACCGGCGCGCTCGGCCTGCTCCTGGTCACCGGCACCCCGCTCGGCGTCCCGGCGCTGATCGGCATGCTGATGCTCATCGGCATCGTCGTGACCAACGCGATCGTCCTGATCGACCTCGTCAACCAGTACCGGGCCCAGGGCTACGGCGTGATCGAGGCGGTCGTCGAGGGCGGCCGCCACCGTCTGCGCCCGATCCTGATGACGGCACTGGCGACGATCTTCGCGCTGCTCCCGATGGCGCTGGGCGTCACCGGCGAGGGCGGCTTCATCTCGCAGCCGCTCGCGGTGGTCGTCATCGGCGGCCTGATCAGCTCCACCCTGCTGACCCTGCTCCTGGTGCCGACCCTCTACACGATGCTGGAGCTCCGCAAGGAGCGCCGCAGCGCGAAGAAGACGGCCCGCCTGACCGTGGTCCCGGCCCCGTCCGCCTCCGCGGAGGACGAGAGCCCGGTCAAGGTCTGA
- a CDS encoding response regulator transcription factor, with protein sequence MEETLNQAPTPIRVLLADDQALLRSAFKVLVDSEADMCVVGEASDGAQAFELARTARPDVVLMDIRMPGTDGLAATRLISADPELAAVRVVMLTTFEVDEYVAAALRAGASGFLGKGAEPEELLNAIRVAAAGDALLSPAATKGLIATFLAQGGGDGTTPAAGAAHVQRLAALTGREREVLVLVAAGLSNDEIARRLEVSPLTVKTHVNRAMSKLGARDRAQLVVIAYESGLVRPRTE encoded by the coding sequence GTGGAAGAGACCTTGAACCAGGCCCCGACGCCCATCCGGGTGCTCCTCGCCGACGACCAGGCCCTGCTGCGCAGCGCGTTCAAGGTGCTCGTCGACTCCGAGGCCGACATGTGCGTCGTCGGGGAGGCCTCCGACGGGGCGCAGGCCTTCGAGCTGGCGCGCACGGCCCGGCCCGACGTCGTGCTCATGGACATCCGGATGCCCGGCACCGACGGGCTCGCCGCCACCCGGCTGATCAGCGCCGACCCCGAACTCGCCGCCGTGCGCGTGGTGATGCTGACGACCTTCGAGGTGGACGAGTACGTGGCGGCGGCCCTGCGGGCGGGCGCCTCCGGGTTCCTCGGCAAGGGCGCCGAGCCGGAGGAACTGCTCAACGCCATCCGCGTCGCCGCCGCCGGCGACGCGCTGCTCTCCCCGGCCGCCACCAAGGGGCTCATCGCCACCTTCCTCGCGCAGGGCGGCGGCGACGGGACCACCCCCGCCGCGGGCGCGGCCCACGTACAGCGCCTCGCCGCGCTGACCGGACGCGAGCGCGAGGTCCTCGTCCTCGTGGCGGCGGGCCTGTCCAACGACGAGATCGCCCGCAGGCTGGAAGTCAGCCCGCTCACCGTCAAGACCCACGTGAACCGGGCCATGTCCAAACTCGGTGCCCGTGACAGGGCGCAATTGGTGGTCATCGCGTATGAATCGGGACTAGTCCGGCCCAGGACCGAGTAA
- the cobS gene encoding adenosylcobinamide-GDP ribazoletransferase: MTDSYDGPPLTPPPDRASLLDGVRFAFGTLTVLPARITRWDRPAARTGMACAPLAGLVVGLLAAVPGVLLLLCGGGPLLAAAVTVAVPAALTRGLHLDGLADTVDGLGSAKPADAALRIMKQSDIGPFGVVALVFVLLVQVAALADVYADSWTRGALAAVVAAVTARLAMTLASRDGVPPARPEGLGAAVAGVVPFRTAARVAVLTVLLSAAAALPMGLPVAAQHAVAVLAALLAAEALLRRCVRRFDGVTGDVFGALAEVSATTALVVLALG; encoded by the coding sequence ATGACAGATTCGTACGACGGCCCGCCCCTGACCCCGCCCCCGGACCGGGCCTCCCTGCTCGACGGGGTCCGCTTCGCCTTCGGCACGCTCACCGTGCTGCCCGCGCGCATCACCCGCTGGGACCGTCCCGCCGCCCGCACCGGCATGGCCTGCGCCCCGCTCGCCGGGCTCGTCGTGGGGCTCCTCGCCGCCGTGCCCGGGGTGCTCCTGCTGCTGTGCGGCGGTGGCCCGCTGCTCGCCGCGGCCGTCACCGTCGCCGTACCGGCGGCCCTGACCCGCGGCCTGCACCTGGACGGCCTCGCCGACACGGTGGACGGACTGGGCAGCGCCAAGCCGGCCGACGCCGCGCTGCGCATCATGAAGCAGTCCGACATCGGCCCCTTCGGGGTGGTGGCGCTGGTGTTCGTGCTGCTGGTCCAGGTCGCGGCGCTGGCCGACGTGTACGCCGACAGCTGGACCCGGGGTGCGCTGGCCGCCGTGGTCGCGGCCGTCACCGCCCGGCTCGCCATGACCCTGGCCTCCCGCGACGGGGTCCCCCCGGCCCGCCCCGAAGGACTGGGCGCGGCGGTCGCCGGAGTCGTCCCCTTCCGCACCGCCGCCCGGGTCGCCGTGCTCACGGTGCTCCTGTCCGCCGCCGCCGCGCTGCCGATGGGCCTGCCGGTCGCCGCGCAGCACGCGGTGGCGGTCCTGGCCGCCCTGTTGGCGGCGGAAGCCCTGCTCCGGCGCTGCGTGCGCCGCTTCGACGGGGTCACCGGCGACGTGTTCGGAGCCCTGGCCGAGGTCTCGGCGACGACGGCCCTGGTGGTACTGGCCCTGGGCTAG
- the pspAA gene encoding PspA-associated protein PspAA, with protein MIVRIMGEGQVELADSHFTELNKLDDELLAEMESGDEAGFRRTLGELLEAVRRLGRPLPDEALEPSELILPAPDASLDEVREMLSDDGLIPG; from the coding sequence ATGATTGTCCGCATCATGGGGGAAGGTCAGGTGGAGCTGGCGGACAGCCACTTCACCGAGCTCAACAAGCTGGACGACGAACTGCTCGCGGAGATGGAGAGCGGTGACGAGGCAGGCTTCCGGCGCACGCTGGGCGAGCTCCTCGAAGCCGTACGGCGGCTCGGCAGACCGCTGCCCGACGAGGCGCTGGAGCCGTCGGAGCTGATCCTGCCCGCCCCCGACGCCTCACTGGACGAGGTGCGGGAGATGCTCAGCGACGACGGCCTGATCCCGGGCTGA
- a CDS encoding PspA/IM30 family protein, with product MSGVMKRMGMIFRAKANKALDRAEDPRETLDYSYQKQLELLQKVRRGVADVATSRKRLELQLNQLQGQSSKLEDQGRKALALGREDLAREALSRRASLQQQVSDLEVQHQTLQGEEEKLTLAAQRLQAKVDAFRTKKETIKATYTAAQAQTRIAESFSGISEEMSDVGLAIQRAEDKTAQLQARAGAIDELLASGALDDQSGLGSKDDIQAELDRLSGGTDVELELQRMKAELAGGTSAPQSAIEGGAPGAGQQPQTQHRFDKQ from the coding sequence ATGAGCGGTGTCATGAAGCGTATGGGGATGATCTTCCGCGCGAAGGCGAACAAGGCCCTGGACCGGGCCGAGGACCCGCGCGAGACCCTCGACTACTCGTACCAGAAGCAGCTGGAGCTGCTTCAGAAGGTGCGCCGCGGCGTTGCCGACGTGGCGACCTCCCGCAAGCGGCTGGAACTGCAGCTCAACCAGCTCCAGGGCCAGTCCAGCAAGCTGGAGGACCAGGGCCGCAAGGCGCTGGCCCTGGGCCGCGAGGACCTGGCCCGTGAGGCCCTGTCCCGCCGCGCCTCGCTGCAGCAGCAGGTCAGCGACCTGGAGGTGCAGCACCAGACCCTCCAGGGCGAGGAGGAGAAGCTGACCCTCGCCGCGCAGCGGCTGCAGGCCAAGGTGGACGCCTTCCGCACGAAGAAGGAGACCATCAAGGCCACGTACACGGCCGCCCAGGCGCAGACGCGGATCGCCGAGTCCTTCTCCGGCATCTCCGAGGAGATGAGCGACGTCGGCCTCGCCATCCAGCGCGCCGAGGACAAGACGGCGCAGCTCCAGGCCCGCGCCGGCGCGATCGACGAGCTGCTGGCCTCCGGCGCGCTCGACGACCAGAGCGGCCTCGGCTCCAAGGACGACATCCAGGCCGAGCTCGACCGCCTCTCCGGCGGGACGGACGTGGAGCTGGAGCTCCAGCGCATGAAGGCCGAGCTGGCGGGCGGCACCTCCGCCCCGCAGTCGGCCATCGAGGGCGGCGCCCCGGGCGCCGGCCAGCAGCCGCAGACCCAGCACCGGTTCGACAAGCAGTAG
- a CDS encoding DUF3043 domain-containing protein, whose amino-acid sequence MFGSRSSKEEKDAATDKVSADLSQSRDPQAPKGRPTPKRAVAQSQRKAVVASTGNRKEDAKRARERRRVEMTKQREALANGDERYLPNRDKGPVRRYVRDFVDSRFSVAEMFLPLAVIILVLSMVRVPSIQNIALLLWLGVIALIIVDSIGMFIRLRKALNERFPNEPKRGAVAYGLMRTLQMRRLRLPKPQVKRGERP is encoded by the coding sequence GTGTTTGGTAGCCGATCCTCCAAGGAAGAGAAGGACGCCGCCACCGACAAGGTGAGCGCCGACCTCTCGCAGTCCCGTGACCCTCAGGCCCCGAAGGGCCGCCCGACGCCGAAGCGTGCTGTGGCCCAGTCGCAGCGCAAGGCCGTGGTGGCCTCGACCGGCAACCGCAAGGAGGATGCCAAGCGAGCTCGTGAGCGCCGCCGGGTCGAGATGACCAAGCAGCGCGAGGCCCTCGCCAATGGCGACGAGCGTTATCTGCCCAACCGCGACAAGGGTCCCGTGCGCAGGTACGTGCGCGACTTCGTGGACTCCCGCTTCTCCGTCGCCGAGATGTTCCTGCCGCTGGCCGTGATCATCCTGGTGCTGAGCATGGTGCGGGTGCCGTCCATCCAGAACATCGCGCTCCTGCTGTGGCTCGGCGTGATCGCGCTGATCATCGTCGACTCCATCGGCATGTTCATCCGCCTGCGCAAGGCCCTGAACGAGCGCTTCCCGAACGAGCCCAAGCGCGGCGCCGTCGCGTACGGCCTGATGCGCACGCTCCAGATGCGCCGACTGCGTCTGCCGAAGCCGCAGGTCAAGCGCGGGGAACGGCCCTGA
- a CDS encoding class I SAM-dependent methyltransferase, translating into MRQELVGRQVDEQIAHRFPVGQRLRVLDVGMGQGTQALRLARAGHMVTGLEQDPAMLAVAREVLAAEPPGIQDRVRLMEGDGRETGAHFLPGSFDVVLCHGVLMYVPEPDAMLAGLARMLAPGGLLSLLVRNGDALAMRPGLHGDWTAALAAFDGVDYRNRLGLDVRADRLATLTATLSGIGAPLQTWYGVRVFTDGTEAGDQLPADEELERLLAAEDRAGRTDPYRGVAALLHLCGVRG; encoded by the coding sequence GTGCGCCAAGAACTCGTCGGCCGTCAGGTCGACGAGCAGATCGCGCACCGCTTCCCCGTGGGGCAGCGGCTGCGCGTCCTCGACGTCGGCATGGGCCAGGGCACCCAGGCGCTGCGCCTGGCCCGAGCCGGGCACATGGTGACCGGGCTGGAGCAGGACCCGGCCATGCTGGCCGTCGCCCGTGAGGTGCTGGCCGCCGAGCCCCCCGGGATCCAGGACCGCGTCCGCCTCATGGAGGGCGACGGCCGGGAGACCGGCGCACACTTCCTGCCGGGCAGCTTCGACGTCGTGCTCTGCCACGGCGTCCTCATGTACGTGCCCGAGCCGGACGCCATGCTCGCCGGCCTCGCCCGGATGCTGGCCCCCGGCGGACTGCTGTCCCTGCTGGTGCGCAACGGCGACGCCCTCGCGATGCGGCCCGGCCTGCACGGCGACTGGACGGCCGCGCTGGCGGCCTTCGACGGCGTCGACTACAGGAACCGGCTGGGCCTGGACGTACGCGCCGACCGGCTGGCCACGCTGACCGCGACCCTGTCGGGGATCGGCGCCCCGCTGCAGACCTGGTACGGCGTGCGCGTCTTCACCGACGGCACCGAGGCCGGGGACCAGCTCCCCGCCGACGAGGAGCTGGAGAGGCTGCTCGCCGCCGAGGACCGCGCCGGGCGGACCGACCCCTACCGCGGGGTCGCCGCGCTGCTGCACCTGTGCGGCGTACGGGGCTGA